In [Phormidium] sp. ETS-05, the genomic window ATTGTAAAATACAATCGGAAAGGAAAACATTACAAGCACAGTAATATCAAGGGCAATACCATCAAATGCGAGTCGCAATCGCCGGAGCTGGCTTAGCAGGACTGGCCTGCGCCAAATATCTCACAGACTTAGGTCACACCCCCATCGTCTTGGAGCGGCGGGATGTACTTGGGGGCAAGGTGGCAGCTTGGCAAGACGAAGAGGGGGACTGGTACGAAACCGGTCTGCATATCTTCTTCGGTGCCTATCCCAATCTGCTACAGCTATTTAAAGAGCTGGGTATCGAAGATAGGCTGCAGTGGAAAGAACATACGATGATTTTCAACCAGCCGGAGCAACCGGGCACGTATTCCCGGTTTGATTTTCCCGACCTCCCGGCGCCTTTTAATGGTGTCGCCGCGATTCTGGGCAATAACGATATGCTCACTTGGGGGGAAAAAATTAGTTTCGGGATTGGGTTAATCCCGGCGATGCTCCAGGGGCAGAAGTATGTGGAGGAAATGGATAAGTATTCCTTTTCCCAGTGGCTGCAAAAGCAAAATGTGCCGCCTCGGGTGGAAAAAGAAGTGTTTATCGCCATGTCTAAGGCGCTGAACTTCATCAACCCGGATGAAATCTCGGCCACGGTGGTGCTAACGGCGCTTAACCGGTTCCTGCAGGAGAAAAACGGCTCGAAAATGGCGTTTCTCGACGGTTCCCCTACGGAAAGGCTCTGCCAGCCGCTGGTAGATTATATTACTGCCCGGGGTGGTGAAGTGCGGTTACGGGCGCCGGTGCAGGAATTTTTGCTGGAGGCTGATGGCCGGGTGCGGGGTTTCCAGCTGCAGCAAGTGCCGGGAGTCACGGAGGAAGTGATTACGGCGGATGTTTATGTTTCGGCGATGCCGGTGGATCCGCTGAAACTGATGCTGCCTCCGGCTTGGCGGGAGTTGGATTATTTCCAGCAGCTTGATGGGTTGGAAGGGGTGCCGGTGATTAATTTGCACCTGTGGTTTGACCGGAAACTAACGGATATTGACCATTTGCTGTTTTCTCGATCGCCCCTGCTGTCGGTGTACGCCGATATGAGCAACACTTGCAGGGGTTATGAAGACCCGAACCGCTCGATGCTAGAGCTGGTACTGGCTCCGGCGAAAGATTGGATTGGTAAATCCGATGAGGAAATCGTAG contains:
- the pds gene encoding 15-cis-phytoene desaturase: MRVAIAGAGLAGLACAKYLTDLGHTPIVLERRDVLGGKVAAWQDEEGDWYETGLHIFFGAYPNLLQLFKELGIEDRLQWKEHTMIFNQPEQPGTYSRFDFPDLPAPFNGVAAILGNNDMLTWGEKISFGIGLIPAMLQGQKYVEEMDKYSFSQWLQKQNVPPRVEKEVFIAMSKALNFINPDEISATVVLTALNRFLQEKNGSKMAFLDGSPTERLCQPLVDYITARGGEVRLRAPVQEFLLEADGRVRGFQLQQVPGVTEEVITADVYVSAMPVDPLKLMLPPAWRELDYFQQLDGLEGVPVINLHLWFDRKLTDIDHLLFSRSPLLSVYADMSNTCRGYEDPNRSMLELVLAPAKDWIGKSDEEIVAATLVELEKLFPQHFGGENRAQLRKYHVVKTPRSVYKATPGRQQHRPSQVTPIPNFYLTGDFTMQRYLASMEGATLSGKLTAQAIASNQSAAASVKPSAAMNQSIAPGVSGVG